One window of the Roseovarius sp. THAF9 genome contains the following:
- the rimK gene encoding 30S ribosomal protein S6--L-glutamate ligase, which produces MTDSPDSPEILNFGWEEWISLPGLGVPALRAKVDTGARTSALHAFDIETFGPSSKPKVRFTVHPIPGRDDLVIPCSAPIVDRREVASSNGEKELRYVIESKLEVAGQSWPIEITLTNRSTMNSRMLLGRTALKDHISIVATDRFLQPELNYDVYHTKKMREAQPNRSLRIAVLSRENNYSTRRLVEEGEKRGHSVEVINTTRCYMAINTLAPEVHYDGKRLPRYDAVIPRIGASITSYGAAVVRQFETIGTYCVNPSAGISSSRDKLYAHQLMARAKVGMPNTAFAASPQDTGNLIGLVGTAPLIVKLLESTQGKGVVLAETKKAAESVIDAFRGLRANFLVQDFVKEAAGEDIRCLVIGGKVVASMKRTGAEGDFRSNLHRGGSAKSVRITKTERETALRAARAFGLGLAGVDLLRAEAGPKVLEVNSSPGMEGIEASTNKNIVGMLYDDIESRVRPAPIRRRRSGK; this is translated from the coding sequence ATGACCGATAGCCCCGACAGCCCGGAGATCCTGAACTTTGGCTGGGAAGAGTGGATCTCCCTGCCCGGATTGGGGGTGCCGGCGTTGCGGGCCAAGGTTGATACCGGGGCACGCACCTCCGCGTTGCACGCCTTTGACATCGAAACCTTCGGGCCGTCCTCGAAACCCAAGGTCCGCTTTACCGTTCACCCGATCCCGGGCCGCGACGACCTTGTGATCCCCTGCTCCGCCCCCATCGTGGACCGGCGCGAGGTGGCGTCGTCGAACGGCGAGAAGGAACTGCGCTACGTCATCGAAAGCAAGCTCGAGGTCGCGGGCCAATCCTGGCCGATCGAGATCACGCTGACCAACCGCTCCACCATGAACAGCCGGATGCTTCTGGGCCGCACAGCGCTCAAGGATCACATCTCGATCGTCGCCACCGACCGCTTCCTTCAGCCCGAATTGAACTACGACGTCTACCACACCAAGAAGATGCGCGAGGCCCAACCCAACCGCTCCCTGCGCATCGCCGTGCTGTCGCGCGAAAACAACTACTCCACCCGCCGCCTCGTCGAAGAGGGCGAGAAGCGCGGCCATTCCGTCGAGGTGATCAACACCACCCGCTGCTACATGGCGATCAACACGCTGGCGCCCGAGGTGCATTACGACGGCAAGCGCCTGCCCCGCTACGACGCCGTGATCCCGCGCATCGGCGCCTCGATCACGTCCTACGGCGCCGCCGTCGTGCGCCAGTTCGAGACCATCGGCACCTATTGCGTGAACCCTTCCGCCGGCATCTCCTCCAGCCGCGACAAGCTTTACGCACATCAGCTCATGGCCCGCGCCAAGGTCGGCATGCCCAACACCGCCTTCGCCGCCTCGCCGCAGGACACCGGCAACCTCATCGGCCTCGTCGGCACGGCCCCCCTGATCGTCAAGCTGCTGGAATCGACCCAAGGCAAGGGCGTCGTGCTGGCCGAAACCAAGAAGGCCGCCGAGTCGGTTATCGACGCCTTCCGCGGCCTGCGCGCCAACTTCCTCGTGCAGGATTTTGTCAAGGAGGCCGCGGGCGAGGACATCCGCTGTCTCGTGATCGGCGGCAAGGTGGTCGCCTCGATGAAACGCACCGGGGCCGAGGGCGATTTCCGCTCCAACCTGCACCGCGGCGGCTCGGCCAAGTCGGTGCGCATCACCAAGACCGAGCGCGAAACCGCCCTGCGCGCCGCCCGCGCTTTCGGGCTTGGGCTGGCGGGCGTGGATCTTCTGCGAGCCGAGGCCGGGCCCAAGGTGCTCGAGGTCAATTCCTCGCCCGGCATGGAAGGCATCGAGGCCTCGACCAACAAAAACATCGTCGGCATGCTCTACGACGATATTGAAAGCCGCGTGCGCCCCGCCCCGATCCGCCGCCGCCGCTCCGGCAAATAG
- a CDS encoding SUF system Fe-S cluster assembly protein — translation MTQQPEPLEGAPLIAPSSTDHPLYDQVVEACRSVYDPEIPVNIYDLGLIYTIDITPENEVSVIMTLTAPGCPVAGEMPGWVAEAIEPLAGVKQVDVDLTWEPPWGMDMMSDEARLELGFM, via the coding sequence ATGACCCAGCAGCCAGAACCCCTCGAAGGCGCGCCGCTGATCGCGCCCTCCAGCACGGATCACCCGCTTTACGACCAGGTGGTCGAAGCGTGTCGCTCGGTCTATGACCCTGAAATACCTGTGAATATCTATGACCTCGGCCTGATCTACACGATCGATATCACGCCCGAAAACGAGGTCAGCGTCATCATGACCCTGACCGCCCCCGGTTGCCCCGTCGCGGGCGAGATGCCCGGCTGGGTGGCCGAGGCGATCGAGCCGTTAGCCGGTGTGAAACAAGTTGATGTTGATCTCACCTGGGAGCCGCCCTGGGGCATGGACATGATGAGCGACGAGGCCCGCCTCGAACTCGGATTCATGTAA
- a CDS encoding MarR family transcriptional regulator, whose protein sequence is MIWTVFTGDIVESSALSAERLDGVMACLHRLSDDISAWSQDATAAFGRRGGDGWQLAVNASEYDLRSTLYLQSSLMALDPAVQTRIAVATGKGTLPDGSNPDPNSAHGPAFSASGRLLEKLTGTTLLAHADGGPLDATYRLADHIAQGWTQAQARAVAAMLPPGTGPRRVAADRLGISRQAIDQALHAAGYPALHDALTLLEAPE, encoded by the coding sequence ATGATATGGACCGTCTTCACCGGTGATATCGTCGAGTCTTCTGCCCTTTCGGCAGAGCGTCTCGACGGTGTTATGGCCTGCCTCCACCGGCTGTCAGATGACATCTCCGCATGGAGCCAAGATGCCACGGCGGCCTTCGGACGACGCGGGGGCGACGGTTGGCAACTGGCGGTAAACGCATCCGAATATGACCTCAGATCAACACTTTACCTGCAATCCAGCCTGATGGCGCTGGACCCGGCTGTGCAAACACGCATCGCCGTCGCCACCGGCAAAGGCACCCTGCCCGACGGCTCCAACCCCGACCCCAACAGCGCCCACGGCCCCGCGTTCAGCGCCTCGGGCCGCCTGCTGGAAAAGCTCACGGGCACCACGCTTCTCGCGCACGCCGACGGTGGCCCGCTCGACGCCACCTACCGCCTTGCCGATCACATCGCGCAGGGCTGGACGCAGGCCCAGGCCCGCGCCGTGGCCGCGATGCTGCCCCCCGGGACCGGGCCGCGTCGCGTCGCCGCCGACCGCCTCGGCATTTCCCGCCAGGCCATTGACCAAGCCCTGCACGCCGCCGGCTACCCGGCCCTGCACGATGCCCTGACACTGCTGGAGGCGCCGGAATGA
- a CDS encoding DUF3307 domain-containing protein, which produces MIETVTALLFAHVLADFVLQTDLIHRKKRHFGVMLLHSAFVLVASMAALGQIAAPPVLVLAAAHLAIDCAKTYGNFKGLAAFLADQALHLLVIVAVAVHAPTLWATGMWADMPTLLPLMALLAGLIATLVAGQHAVGLLMRSHGVLIQQRGLRNGGRQIGLIERGLIFFFVMANQPLGVGFLITAKSILRFGTAARDQKTAEYVIIGTLASFAWAFLVAEATRAWMELLPPLEIADWLA; this is translated from the coding sequence ATGATCGAGACTGTCACCGCCCTCCTCTTCGCTCATGTTCTGGCGGATTTCGTCCTGCAAACGGACTTGATTCACCGCAAAAAGCGTCATTTCGGCGTCATGCTCCTCCACAGTGCCTTTGTGCTGGTGGCCTCCATGGCCGCGCTGGGCCAGATCGCCGCGCCGCCAGTGCTGGTCCTCGCCGCCGCGCATTTGGCCATCGACTGCGCGAAAACCTACGGCAATTTCAAAGGGCTGGCCGCGTTTCTCGCCGATCAGGCCCTGCATCTTCTGGTGATCGTCGCCGTCGCGGTCCACGCACCCACGCTTTGGGCGACCGGCATGTGGGCCGACATGCCCACCCTGCTGCCGCTCATGGCGCTTCTGGCCGGGCTGATCGCCACCCTGGTTGCCGGTCAACATGCCGTCGGCCTGCTGATGCGCTCGCACGGTGTGCTGATCCAGCAACGCGGGCTGCGCAACGGTGGCCGCCAGATCGGGCTGATCGAACGCGGGTTGATCTTTTTTTTCGTCATGGCAAATCAACCGCTTGGCGTGGGCTTCCTGATCACCGCGAAATCCATCCTGCGCTTCGGCACCGCCGCGCGTGACCAGAAAACGGCGGAATACGTGATCATCGGCACGCTGGCCTCCTTCGCCTGGGCCTTCCTCGTGGCCGAGGCCACGCGCGCCTGGATGGAATTGCTGCCCCCGCTTGAGATTGCCGACTGGCTTGCATAG
- a CDS encoding iron-sulfur cluster assembly accessory protein — protein sequence MFGIPGKQAVTMTPKAASMIARLMDKDGHQGLRIGVKKGGCAGMEYTMDYVTEVDPNDEVVEQDGARVMIAPMAQMFLFGTEIDYQTSLLESGFVFNNPNVTEACGCGESIKFEGM from the coding sequence ATGTTCGGAATCCCAGGCAAACAGGCGGTCACCATGACCCCCAAAGCGGCGTCGATGATTGCCCGCCTGATGGACAAGGATGGCCACCAGGGCCTGCGCATCGGCGTCAAGAAAGGCGGCTGTGCGGGCATGGAATACACCATGGATTACGTGACCGAGGTCGACCCCAACGACGAGGTGGTCGAGCAGGACGGTGCACGCGTGATGATCGCCCCCATGGCACAGATGTTCCTGTTTGGGACGGAGATCGACTATCAGACCTCGCTTCTGGAATCCGGTTTCGTGTTCAACAATCCCAACGTGACCGAGGCCTGCGGCTGCGGCGAGTCGATTAAGTTCGAAGGCATGTAA
- the tpiA gene encoding triose-phosphate isomerase: MARKLAAGNWKMNGTRAALEELSALAQAHPDPSVDILICPPATLIQTAAALVADGPIRIGGQDCHARGSGAHTGDISAQMLLDAGATSVILGHSERREDHGESSDDVNAKTRAAHAAGLVAIVCVGESLSQREAANTLDIIGGQLATSLPDGCTAANTVIAYEPIWAIGTGKVPTTDQIDEVHDFIRARMIRRFGENEGRDIPLLYGGSVKPDNAAKIFATDNVDGALVGGASLKAADFSPIIKALESKA, from the coding sequence ATGGCGCGCAAACTGGCAGCAGGTAACTGGAAGATGAACGGCACACGTGCTGCCTTGGAAGAACTGTCTGCCCTCGCACAGGCCCATCCCGACCCTAGCGTTGATATCCTGATCTGTCCGCCCGCAACACTGATTCAGACAGCGGCGGCTTTGGTCGCCGATGGGCCCATTAGGATCGGCGGACAGGATTGTCATGCGCGGGGCAGTGGCGCCCATACCGGCGACATCTCGGCCCAGATGCTGCTTGATGCCGGCGCCACCAGCGTTATCCTCGGCCATTCCGAACGGCGCGAGGACCACGGCGAGAGCAGCGATGACGTCAACGCCAAGACACGCGCGGCCCACGCCGCAGGGCTTGTCGCCATCGTTTGCGTGGGCGAGTCGCTGTCTCAGCGCGAAGCGGCCAACACGCTTGATATCATCGGCGGCCAGCTGGCCACCTCCCTGCCCGATGGCTGTACCGCCGCCAACACGGTCATCGCCTACGAACCGATCTGGGCCATCGGCACCGGCAAGGTCCCCACGACCGACCAGATCGACGAGGTCCACGACTTCATCCGCGCCCGCATGATCCGTCGGTTCGGAGAAAACGAGGGGCGCGACATCCCGCTGCTTTACGGCGGATCGGTCAAACCCGACAACGCAGCAAAGATTTTCGCGACTGACAATGTCGACGGCGCGCTGGTCGGGGGCGCCAGCCTCAAGGCTGCAGATTTTTCACCTATTATCAAGGCGCTGGAGAGCAAAGCGTAA
- a CDS encoding Lrp/AsnC family transcriptional regulator, translated as MSVRLDELDRKILSELQKDGGQSLDDIAKTVGSSKTPVWNRIRKMREGGVIRQQTFLLDPEALGLEACFFVLIRTSEHDKEWQDRFLDALRTRPEVMEAHRLAGDIDYILKVVVSNARAYDIFYQALISEVKVHNVTALLSMEEIKSTTMLPV; from the coding sequence ATGAGTGTTCGCCTTGACGAACTGGACCGGAAAATCCTCTCGGAGCTACAGAAGGACGGGGGGCAATCGCTGGACGATATCGCGAAAACAGTCGGCAGTTCCAAGACCCCGGTTTGGAACCGGATTCGAAAAATGCGCGAGGGCGGCGTGATCCGCCAGCAAACCTTTCTGCTGGATCCCGAAGCCCTTGGGCTGGAGGCGTGCTTCTTCGTCCTGATCCGCACGTCTGAACATGACAAGGAGTGGCAGGACAGGTTTCTCGATGCGCTGAGAACACGGCCGGAGGTTATGGAGGCGCACCGGCTGGCGGGCGATATCGACTACATCCTCAAGGTCGTGGTCAGCAACGCGCGGGCCTATGACATTTTTTACCAGGCGCTGATTTCAGAGGTCAAAGTGCACAACGTGACGGCGCTTTTGTCGATGGAAGAGATCAAGTCTACGACGATGCTGCCTGTCTAG
- the cysG gene encoding siroheme synthase CysG, translating to MKHFPIFVALEGRRVVLSGGGDAALAKLRLLLKTEAQLTVFAPVPAQEIEDWHTAGKLRLVRRAMEPGDTTCAVLFYAADEDEAEDARTSAIARADGALVNIVDNLQDSAFITPAIVDRDPVTVAIGTEGAAPVLARAIKADLEERLPATLGTLARIGKAFRKAVEVLPMGRKRRDFWSEYYFDKGPRAMDEGGEELVNEALPALLDKHVKAETREGHVAFVGAGPGDPELLTLKARKALDAADVVIHDRLVTPEILELARREATLIDAGKIGFGPAMSQEDINALIVEHAATGAQVVRLKGGDPTVFGRLDEEVDAVNAAGIGWHIVPGITAASAGVAAIGQSLTKRKRNAAVRFVTGHDMKGYAEQDWTALAQPGEVAAIYMGKKSSRFIQGRLLMHGADRATPVSIVENASRPDQRIVATTVARMAQDLEEANLAGPALTFIGLAPRAAETNLTLSTQEFA from the coding sequence GTGAAACATTTTCCCATCTTCGTCGCTTTGGAAGGGCGCCGCGTTGTGCTGTCGGGCGGCGGCGACGCCGCGCTCGCCAAGCTGCGCCTGCTATTGAAGACCGAAGCACAGTTGACGGTATTCGCACCAGTGCCGGCGCAAGAGATCGAGGACTGGCACACCGCCGGCAAGCTGCGCCTCGTGCGCCGCGCGATGGAACCGGGCGATACGACCTGTGCCGTTCTGTTCTACGCCGCCGACGAGGACGAGGCCGAGGACGCTCGAACCTCCGCCATCGCCCGCGCCGACGGCGCTCTGGTGAACATCGTCGACAACCTTCAGGACAGTGCCTTCATCACGCCCGCGATCGTCGATCGTGACCCGGTGACCGTCGCCATTGGTACCGAGGGCGCGGCCCCCGTACTGGCCCGCGCGATCAAGGCCGATCTGGAAGAACGCCTGCCCGCCACGCTGGGGACCCTCGCCCGCATTGGCAAAGCGTTCCGCAAGGCGGTCGAGGTCCTACCCATGGGCCGCAAGCGCCGCGATTTCTGGTCGGAATACTATTTCGACAAGGGACCTCGCGCGATGGACGAAGGCGGCGAAGAGCTCGTCAACGAAGCGCTGCCGGCCCTATTGGACAAGCACGTCAAAGCCGAAACCCGAGAAGGCCATGTCGCCTTCGTCGGCGCGGGCCCCGGCGACCCCGAACTGTTGACGCTCAAGGCACGAAAGGCGCTCGACGCCGCAGATGTGGTTATCCACGACCGGCTAGTTACGCCCGAAATCCTTGAACTGGCCCGCCGCGAGGCGACATTGATCGACGCGGGCAAGATCGGGTTCGGCCCCGCCATGTCGCAGGAGGATATCAACGCGCTGATCGTCGAGCACGCGGCCACCGGCGCGCAGGTTGTACGCCTGAAAGGCGGCGATCCGACCGTCTTTGGCCGCCTTGACGAAGAGGTCGACGCGGTCAACGCCGCCGGGATCGGATGGCATATCGTGCCAGGGATCACCGCCGCCTCTGCGGGGGTGGCCGCTATCGGTCAAAGCCTGACCAAGCGCAAGCGCAACGCCGCCGTCCGCTTTGTCACTGGCCACGACATGAAAGGCTATGCCGAGCAGGACTGGACCGCCCTCGCCCAACCCGGCGAGGTCGCCGCGATCTACATGGGCAAGAAATCCAGCCGCTTCATCCAGGGCCGCCTGCTGATGCACGGCGCAGACCGCGCCACACCCGTCAGCATCGTCGAGAATGCGTCGCGCCCCGATCAGCGCATCGTCGCCACAACAGTGGCCCGCATGGCGCAGGACCTGGAAGAGGCTAATCTGGCCGGCCCGGCCCTGACATTCATCGGCCTCGCGCCCCGCGCCGCTGAGACAAATCTGACCCTTTCGACGCAGGAGTTCGCCTGA
- a CDS encoding DUF2849 domain-containing protein, producing MPKEFTPKVVTANALLEGDVVYQTADDRWSRHLSEAELISDEALAKLRLAQAEGQPELVVGAYLADAKPSDDGPQPTHFREEFRRTGPSNYHHGKQAEVN from the coding sequence ATGCCCAAAGAATTCACCCCCAAGGTCGTCACCGCCAACGCGCTGCTGGAAGGCGACGTCGTTTATCAAACTGCCGATGACCGCTGGTCGCGGCACCTTTCCGAGGCTGAACTGATCAGCGACGAGGCGCTCGCCAAGCTGCGGCTGGCGCAGGCCGAAGGCCAGCCCGAACTGGTCGTCGGGGCGTACCTGGCCGATGCCAAACCTTCTGACGACGGCCCGCAGCCGACGCATTTCCGCGAGGAATTCCGCCGCACTGGCCCGTCCAACTATCACCATGGCAAACAAGCCGAGGTAAACTGA